Proteins co-encoded in one Deltaproteobacteria bacterium genomic window:
- a CDS encoding efflux RND transporter periplasmic adaptor subunit, with protein sequence MQRGLCMVLSVAVGTAACGRLFKGHGIGQSVVVATVESRQASPQITAPATLAASDRAEISFPREVRIEKIFVTEGDVVNKGDPIVSLDLSTRQSALAQLRATRREAAAEFDRNRYLLENRDKLRDEKKMDDLQYAGVEKEVELSAARAERTDAEIAALEQELAAGTVSSPIGGMVVRRGASVGQNLAAGVPALEIVAPDPLLAQFHLTADEAGSIAPGDSVRIRIEELPGETFEATVRFVGPSLEMPGSTFAVWAALPNPLAALKIGMRAFADFRTTKVHDIFLVPASALTLKNGRPHVYIIQSGVARLQPVVVKGIDDEEATLASGVHSGDLVVVKGAEGLQDGAVVDVR encoded by the coding sequence ATGCAGCGGGGGCTCTGCATGGTGTTGAGTGTGGCCGTGGGGACGGCGGCGTGCGGTCGTCTGTTCAAAGGACACGGGATCGGGCAATCGGTCGTCGTCGCCACCGTGGAATCGCGCCAGGCCAGTCCGCAAATTACCGCTCCGGCCACGTTGGCGGCCAGTGACCGCGCGGAAATTTCTTTTCCTCGCGAAGTGCGCATCGAAAAAATATTTGTGACCGAAGGGGACGTCGTCAATAAAGGCGATCCCATCGTGAGTCTCGATCTGAGCACGCGCCAATCGGCGTTGGCACAATTGCGCGCGACGCGCCGCGAGGCGGCGGCCGAATTCGACCGGAACCGCTATTTGTTGGAGAATCGGGACAAGTTGCGGGACGAGAAAAAAATGGACGATCTGCAGTACGCCGGCGTGGAGAAAGAGGTCGAACTGAGTGCGGCGCGCGCCGAACGCACCGACGCAGAGATCGCCGCGTTGGAACAGGAACTGGCCGCGGGCACCGTCTCGAGTCCAATCGGCGGGATGGTGGTGCGGCGCGGCGCGAGCGTCGGCCAAAACCTCGCCGCCGGCGTGCCGGCGCTGGAAATCGTCGCGCCGGATCCGCTGCTCGCGCAATTCCATCTCACGGCCGACGAAGCCGGATCGATCGCGCCTGGCGACTCGGTCCGAATTCGGATCGAAGAACTTCCCGGAGAGACTTTCGAGGCCACCGTCCGCTTCGTCGGGCCCAGCCTGGAAATGCCGGGCTCCACATTCGCCGTTTGGGCGGCGCTGCCCAATCCACTCGCGGCGCTGAAAATCGGAATGCGCGCGTTCGCGGATTTCCGCACGACCAAGGTCCACGATATTTTTCTCGTCCCGGCCTCAGCGCTCACGTTGAAAAACGGGCGACCCCATGTCTATATCATCCAAAGCGGCGTCGCCCGGCTGCAGCCGGTCGTCGTGAAAGGGATCGACGACGAAGAAGCCACGCTGGCCAGCGGCGTGCACAGCGGCGATTTAGTGGTCGTCAAAGGGGCGGAAGGGCTGCAAGACGGAGCGGTGGTGGATGTGCGGTGA
- a CDS encoding ATP-binding cassette domain-containing protein produces the protein MIEVRNIAKAFGAIRAVQDISCTIQRGEVVGLLGPNGAGKSTTMRMMTGYLQPDAGVVRIGGIDVATDPLGARALIGYLPESAPLYHDMEVTDFLDYIAALRKLAAPVRRERIREMVELCGLKSVVGRPIAELSKGYRQRVGLAAAMLPHPPVLILDEPTTGLDPNQIQEIRDVIRNIGRERTVVLSTHIMQEVEAVCSRALIIHRGQLAGEGSLAELVNQQSGQVRFAMLVNAAEGMLRERARQFNQGSLVTCRRLDGEWHEAVFTAHGGVAGEDLFQWVVANGWRLRELRREAVSLEDVFRELTRQ, from the coding sequence ATGATTGAGGTCCGGAATATTGCGAAGGCGTTCGGTGCGATTCGGGCGGTGCAGGATATCTCGTGTACCATCCAACGCGGCGAAGTGGTCGGATTGCTCGGGCCCAACGGCGCCGGCAAATCCACGACCATGCGCATGATGACGGGCTATTTGCAGCCGGACGCCGGGGTCGTGCGGATCGGCGGGATCGACGTGGCCACCGATCCGCTCGGCGCGCGCGCCTTGATCGGCTATCTCCCGGAGAGTGCGCCGTTGTATCACGACATGGAAGTGACCGATTTTCTCGACTACATCGCAGCGCTACGCAAACTCGCCGCCCCGGTGCGGCGGGAACGGATCCGCGAGATGGTCGAACTGTGCGGGCTGAAGAGCGTGGTCGGGCGACCGATCGCGGAATTATCGAAGGGATATCGCCAACGCGTCGGCTTGGCCGCCGCGATGCTCCCCCACCCGCCGGTCCTGATCCTCGACGAACCGACCACCGGCCTCGATCCGAATCAAATTCAGGAAATCCGCGACGTGATCCGCAACATCGGCCGCGAACGCACGGTCGTACTCAGCACGCATATCATGCAGGAAGTCGAAGCGGTCTGTAGTCGCGCGCTGATCATCCATCGCGGCCAATTGGCCGGCGAAGGAAGTCTGGCCGAATTAGTGAACCAACAATCGGGGCAAGTCCGGTTCGCGATGCTCGTGAATGCGGCGGAAGGGATGTTGCGGGAGCGCGCGCGCCAATTCAATCAGGGGAGTCTCGTGACGTGTCGTCGGCTGGACGGCGAATGGCATGAAGCGGTGTTCACGGCGCACGGCGGTGTGGCGGGCGAGGATCTGTTTCAATGGGTGGTCGCGAACGGCTGGCGATTGCGGGAATTGCGGCGCGAGGCGGTCAGTCTGGAAGACGTCTTCCGGGAGTTGACACGGCAATGA
- a CDS encoding ABC transporter permease subunit gives MNTVLTIARREWLAYFRSPIAYVFLVTYLALTAFLFFRSFFLIGEAELRPFFMLMPWIFLFYVPAVAMGKWAEERKQGTLELLLTLPVADRDVVLGKFFAGLGLIAAALLCTFPMTFTVSLLGTLDWGAVCGAYLGLLCLGGAYLAVGLVVSSLTQNQIVAFIIAVVACFLLLVIGEPIFTVAMPQGVVPFFQYLGLGYHFESIGRGVIDTRDVVYYVSLIGFFLWVNWQIILKRR, from the coding sequence ATGAACACGGTGCTCACCATCGCACGGCGGGAGTGGCTCGCGTATTTTCGCTCGCCGATCGCGTATGTTTTTTTGGTCACGTATTTAGCGCTGACCGCCTTTCTCTTCTTCCGCAGTTTTTTCCTGATCGGCGAAGCGGAACTGCGCCCGTTCTTCATGCTGATGCCGTGGATCTTCCTCTTTTATGTCCCGGCCGTGGCGATGGGGAAGTGGGCGGAAGAGCGGAAACAAGGGACGTTGGAACTCCTGCTCACGTTGCCGGTCGCGGATCGGGACGTGGTGTTGGGCAAATTTTTCGCCGGACTCGGCTTAATCGCCGCCGCGCTGCTGTGCACCTTCCCAATGACCTTCACGGTCTCGTTGCTCGGGACGCTCGATTGGGGCGCAGTCTGTGGGGCCTACCTCGGGCTGCTCTGCCTCGGTGGCGCGTATTTAGCGGTCGGGCTGGTCGTCTCGAGCCTCACGCAAAACCAGATCGTCGCGTTCATCATCGCGGTCGTGGCCTGTTTCTTGTTGCTCGTGATCGGCGAACCGATCTTCACCGTGGCCATGCCGCAGGGCGTGGTCCCGTTTTTCCAATATTTGGGCCTGGGGTATCATTTCGAATCGATCGGCCGCGGCGTGATCGACACCCGCGACGTGGTCTATTACGTCTCGCTGATCGGATTCTTTTTGTGGGTGAATTGGCAAATCATTTTGAAGCGTAGATAA
- a CDS encoding GldG family protein → MKRSAPISGVAIVLTLLVVNFLASRHFARLDLTANREYTLAAATKETLRGLQDVITIREYFSRDLPPQLTSIKRGVTDILGEYQRYGAENIQVEVLDPQANPQTEREVMILGINPLEVNVVKKDKQELARVFMGLVLLYGDDKEIIQIDPREPTRHLEEWLTGGIVKLTRDKQPKIGWAAPTTRPEGSGFNIARKFLEERYGVENIDAKSPQLDPTKLDAVVLVSPQDATPELPYALDQYLGAGGKVVLFLDRVQVEERGFSGTKQASGLEPLLEAYGVQSTGKLVADASANYASFQSQMLSQMFTYTVPYPFWPALRGAGLDREHPVVSKLELLTLPWATALEVAATVPAGLTAKVLARTSPKSGLLAGEPPYTLDPESAAGAIPANPGAGFPLIVAVDGQFPDAFAAGGLARPVSAEGKPALPRGTTPGRLIVIGTAHLLEDRFVGQRQFAEGVAFFANVIDHCTIGDALIGIRSRPVTARPISRDFSEADRALIRYANLIGVPLLVVGAGLFCLALRRKRWAALRAVYGQ, encoded by the coding sequence ATGAAACGATCGGCTCCTATTAGCGGTGTGGCGATTGTCCTGACGCTGCTCGTGGTCAATTTCTTGGCGAGTAGGCATTTCGCGCGACTCGATCTGACCGCGAATCGCGAATATACGCTGGCTGCGGCCACGAAAGAGACGCTGCGCGGTTTGCAAGACGTGATCACGATCCGCGAATATTTCAGCCGGGATCTGCCGCCGCAGCTGACGTCGATCAAGCGCGGTGTTACGGACATTCTCGGCGAATACCAACGCTATGGCGCGGAGAATATCCAAGTCGAAGTCCTCGATCCGCAGGCCAATCCGCAGACCGAACGCGAAGTGATGATCCTCGGGATCAACCCGCTGGAAGTGAATGTGGTCAAGAAAGACAAGCAGGAATTGGCGCGCGTCTTCATGGGCCTCGTGTTGTTGTACGGCGACGACAAAGAAATCATTCAAATCGACCCGCGCGAGCCGACGCGTCATTTGGAAGAATGGCTGACCGGCGGGATCGTGAAGCTGACGCGGGACAAACAACCGAAGATCGGTTGGGCGGCGCCGACCACGCGGCCGGAAGGCTCCGGATTCAACATCGCGCGTAAGTTCTTAGAAGAACGCTACGGCGTGGAGAACATCGACGCCAAGTCGCCGCAACTCGACCCGACGAAACTCGACGCGGTCGTGCTGGTCTCTCCGCAAGACGCGACGCCGGAGCTGCCGTACGCGCTCGATCAATATCTCGGCGCCGGCGGAAAAGTCGTGTTGTTCCTCGACCGCGTGCAAGTCGAAGAACGCGGCTTTAGCGGGACCAAGCAGGCGTCCGGATTGGAACCGCTCTTGGAGGCCTATGGCGTGCAGAGCACCGGCAAGCTCGTCGCCGATGCCTCGGCGAATTATGCCTCGTTCCAATCGCAGATGTTATCGCAGATGTTCACGTACACCGTGCCGTATCCCTTTTGGCCGGCATTGCGCGGCGCCGGCCTGGACCGCGAGCATCCGGTCGTGAGCAAATTGGAACTCTTGACGTTGCCGTGGGCGACTGCGCTCGAAGTAGCGGCGACCGTCCCGGCGGGGCTGACGGCGAAGGTGTTGGCGCGGACTTCACCGAAGAGCGGGTTGTTGGCGGGCGAGCCGCCGTACACGCTCGATCCGGAGTCAGCCGCCGGCGCGATTCCGGCCAATCCCGGCGCCGGGTTCCCATTGATTGTCGCCGTGGATGGCCAATTTCCGGATGCGTTCGCGGCCGGAGGATTGGCACGACCGGTCTCTGCGGAAGGAAAACCCGCACTGCCGCGCGGGACGACGCCGGGCCGCCTGATTGTGATCGGGACCGCGCATTTGTTGGAAGATCGTTTCGTCGGACAGCGCCAATTCGCCGAAGGTGTCGCGTTTTTTGCCAACGTGATCGATCACTGCACGATCGGCGACGCGTTGATCGGGATCCGTTCTCGTCCCGTCACCGCGCGACCGATCAGCCGCGATTTTTCCGAAGCGGATCGCGCGCTGATTCGCTATGCGAACTTGATCGGCGTGCCGTTGTTAGTGGTCGGCGCCGGGTTGTTCTGCCTGGCGCTGCGCCGCAAACGCTGGGCCGCGCTGCGCGCCGTGTACGGGCAATAA
- a CDS encoding DUF4340 domain-containing protein, translating to MQLKHRPYWYLLFAIAFAGVVLWIERPDRESIRVAESQPLFAGLQSEQIARIEIEQLLDGVQLVRDGTQWMIRPLTSTLKASVTEAEAQPTADAPETVSAAPASPADATLIASALETLTKLEVGGVASRNPDAHDKLQVGKLALQVRAFDAAGKALASLRIGGQGPDFLSSYVRAGDAPNVYLVRQQLRSHFPTRLAPWRDKVIWKLDPDLITSVQLDRKTGNLAIAKQPDGLFARSDVATPTPLDAAKLREWFSGWTGLNAVEIAETADPKTTGLDDTKDRLIVKLQDGTERMLLLGKAATHGSYFAKLADRDTVFVLPTTFQSVMTADVAQWVPAAEPPASTAESSAPVAE from the coding sequence ATGCAACTCAAACATCGTCCTTATTGGTACCTCCTCTTCGCGATCGCATTCGCCGGCGTGGTCCTCTGGATCGAACGGCCGGATCGGGAATCGATTCGTGTCGCGGAGTCGCAGCCACTATTCGCCGGGTTGCAGTCTGAACAGATCGCGCGGATCGAGATCGAGCAACTGCTGGATGGCGTACAGTTGGTCCGCGACGGGACGCAATGGATGATCCGCCCGTTGACGTCGACGTTGAAGGCCTCGGTGACCGAGGCGGAGGCGCAGCCGACTGCGGATGCCCCGGAGACTGTGTCGGCCGCGCCGGCGTCGCCAGCCGACGCGACGCTGATTGCATCGGCGTTGGAGACGTTGACGAAACTCGAAGTCGGCGGCGTAGCGAGCCGGAATCCGGACGCGCACGACAAATTGCAAGTCGGAAAACTGGCGCTGCAAGTGCGCGCGTTCGACGCCGCAGGCAAGGCGTTGGCCTCGCTGCGGATCGGCGGCCAAGGCCCCGATTTCCTGAGCAGCTACGTGCGCGCCGGCGACGCGCCGAATGTCTATTTGGTTCGCCAACAATTGCGCAGCCATTTCCCGACCCGCTTGGCGCCATGGCGCGATAAAGTGATTTGGAAGCTCGACCCGGATCTAATCACGTCCGTGCAACTCGACCGCAAGACCGGCAACTTGGCGATCGCGAAACAGCCCGATGGCTTATTCGCGCGCAGCGATGTCGCCACGCCAACTCCGCTGGATGCGGCGAAATTGCGGGAGTGGTTCAGCGGCTGGACCGGACTCAATGCCGTCGAGATCGCGGAAACTGCGGATCCGAAAACCACCGGTCTCGACGACACGAAAGATCGTTTGATTGTCAAATTGCAAGATGGGACCGAACGGATGCTGTTGCTCGGTAAAGCGGCCACGCACGGCTCCTACTTCGCGAAGCTAGCCGACCGCGATACCGTGTTCGTGTTGCCGACGACTTTCCAATCCGTGATGACCGCCGACGTCGCCCAATGGGTCCCAGCCGCCGAACCGCCCGCTTCCACCGCCGAGTCGTCTGCGCCGGTTGCGGAATAA